The segment AGATATAAGGGGAATTCTTAAACCATAGACTGTCGGTCAACCTCCACCAATCCACCCAGCCCTCATATTTACAACTCAATACAAGGGATTTTAAGATTAGCAGCGAAGTCGGCTTGATGTTGTATTTCATAGACAATGGGAGCTTTGTTGTCCTTCGAGAGCAGACTTGCCTCTTGGAATGCTTCGGAAATGGAATCTAAAGCATAATTTTCGAGTGTACACTTTCTGAAGGATTCCAAAGGCGACCAATACTCGCAAACGTTGTGCCTATTCTGCGACATAGCTGGAGTTAGCTTGTCACGCGCCTTGCACATGTCAACCTCCTGTACATCTTGTGACTGACAGGCCGAGAAGTCTAACTCGTGGTTAGCGGAGAACATGAGTTCATCAAGATATTCATTAATATCAGCGTTGATGACGTGATCAACAAGATGGCAACACTCGGCTTCTTCCCAAGACACACTGAAATAGTCACATCCGTTCGTTATGCTCGCTCCGAACTCCGTAATGACGAACTCATCAACTTGTTTGACCGGTAATGCCATATTAGGGTTAAGAAATGGTTTCTCCGTCGACACAAAACTACTGAGATGCACCTTGTACTGGGCCGGACCATTGGCGTCTGGTCCGGTCAAAAGCGGTATGAAGAATGAAACCAAGGGTGTGTCTAGTGAGTATTGGTCAGCAACATCGCTGGGTAAGGTGTCTTTGAACGACTTCGATGAGAAGTTGCCAATGCCAACAGCAATAACATGCTCGCCTGGCGCAAGGAACTCCGTCAGAATGCGGTAGTTGGGTAAATTCAAAGTACCTTGAacagaataattaaaaagacATGAATACATGATAAAAATGTATTAGATGTTTCTGCAACATGTAACTTGCTAACTATTGTTACCCGACCcaggaaagaaaatatatctAGGATTTATGAAATATGCAGTaatcatatattaaaaaaaatgaagtcaTCCAAACCAGATAAACTGAACAATCTTGAAAGATAAAGTTCTAACTGAGACGAAACAATGTGATAACGACTGGGATTTATTCCATAAGAGATTTTTGTGACCGGTGATGAACAGATGAACGCTAATGTACATATTTATTATCTTCTTTAGATACTGAACCCTTTTATGCATTACAGTATTTGAGGAACAGACACGACACTTTTTCCATTTCTTGATATGCGGGAAGAGTGGAATATATcaatgttaatgaaatgaacGGCGAATGTTATGTTATCGTTCTTAAGGAATGTACTAAACATATACCAAATTTTTCAATACCAGCGGAAAGTAGCGTTTCAAAGTATAACAACTgtggagaaaataaaaaaatttctGCATAAATGAATAATCTGGATGCAAACATTATTTGTGACCTATGAAAAAGTAGTGTTATGCAAGTATGCTGTTAATCTGTGGgttcaatttatcaatttaatgTTAAAATCAATGAAATCATTAATATTACTAGTAGAGTCCGTAGTTGTACTCATATTCCAGCAAAGTTACCTGTGTTCGTACTCGACCTTGTGGTTAGTACTCGAACTGGTTCCGTCCGTGCATTTTTGTATTGTAAAATTTGATCTAATGCAAATTCAATAGTTGTTCTTGCTCTTATGGAGGTTTTTCTTACTTATGACAGTGAAACTTACATACTTGTACTCGTAATCATAAATTTGGGTACTTACATGCTATTACTCATCCTCATAACATGGGTACTTACAAGCTTGGAGTCGTATTAGTAACATACTCGTACTCACATCATGTTGTATACTAAAACTAAGTCTAAAAGACCAAAAGTCTGCCAACGGAAACGGAGAAAGCGAGGAAGAAAAATACCGTGACTAAAAACGTCGCAAAATGTATTGCAATTTAACAATGCATTACAGCATTTTACGACAGACGCACATATTTGAACCTGCGACATAATCTAAGATATTTTTCTCCGTTCTTCTTCCAAATTTGATACAGATTACTCTTACGTCATATATATTACCTTCTTGATCCGGAATTAATGCGTTCATTTCGTTGAGTTTATTGGCGATTCTCTCCTCTGGAACTGGAAAGAGTGCTATGGTTCCGGCAAAGCCGATCCCTGTGAGTTCGGGAAACGTTTCTGCTACAGATGCTTGACAGAAGTAGAACATGTAGAGAACAGTCAAAGCTGAGAACGACTTCATCTTGATGAGAGAAAGAAACAACTTCGTTGGTGAAATTCAAAGTCTCACAAACAAAACTCTTTACTGAATGAATGACCAGAAGGTTGTGTGGATATTTATGCTCAGTACGACCTTTCCTCCATACGGAAGTTGAGAAGTGGCATCATGATGAAACAATAATTACgggtaaatttaatttttgaaataGCTTGTGAGGATTTGTAAGTTATTTTGGTGTAATTCCTTAGTTTTTGATGTATTTATAGTTAGGATAAACCACTTCATAGGCTCTAAGCAACGATGAGTTTCTTGTGAAACAATAACATGACTTATTTGCTGTGCGAGAGAGGAACATCTAGAAACTATTGTGTAATTTAGATTTAAGTCGTTGACATAAATGTCAGACCATTTTTTACTAATGATTCTATTTTGATTTTGATCACATCTCAACCTTATAAAGGGACAACAAATGAATTCCACCAAATGCAAAATCAATGCGGGCCTCATTAAAATGTTAAAGAGAACAGCAATGGAACGTCCCTGTATGAAATGATCTTTAGAAGCTACCTTACACCGATAAAAACTATTTCATTAGAAAGGATTTTTACTTTTGGTATTTTTGGCTCAAGTTTAATTAGAACTTTCAATATTTAAGGTTATGCACTGGCAAATGCCAATGCAATGGTGTGTAGAATTTTTTTCACGGTTAGTAACTGCCTCAGTAAAATGCCTGGTATAGCTTTAGGAAATTGTCTAAAATCAAAATTACACAAGgtcaaaatttgttttctcaCGTAGAAGAACCGGAACGAAAAAAGGGAGGTGTTGCTggttgaaattttaaaaattattgcTCTAAATAAGACATACAGTGACAAAGCATTACGTCGCTTCCGATTTAGCATTTCGTTTCGTCCTTAGTTTGTGAGCTTTCGATATTAGTCTTGAAAGTTAGGACATAAGTTAGGCACAAAATTGATTTTAACATGTTGTAGACCGTTTTAATTACACTGCTTATAGTCCTCCAGGATGGACTAGTTGGCCTAACTCATAAGATCAGTCCATTGGACGTATTAGGTGGaatactcctattagcgtcaTATTAAGTTGCTGAAAAAACCCTTATGGCCTGGACATTGAACCTTTgtcctcttcttctttttcatttcacccattaagcACAACATCTTACTGTGATGGTAACCAATACGAAATTTATCAATGGTAACGTTCTCAACAAGTACatacaggggcgtcggagccacggtacggcaggtccggcgaacgccggaccaatattcacggcgcaaagaaaaaaaaatagtaaaactaagaaaaaaaagtggcaaaaaataaagaaccaaaatgaaacatacttcaaaatgtgtttcagaagattaatcgggtacaaaaacagacaagggagaacgCACAGAAGAAAAGCCTACACCAGCATtgcagcaatctgggaggcatttttgcaaaattttctccattacgctacgcgccaaccatggtggcgcgtagcgtagtttgacctgccaaacgtccccccgataattataatagatggccacactctgatctgccgtaccaatcccaaatagcttccgacgccacTGACATATCTGCACTGGCTGGCAGGAGCAAATGGAGATCTTACTTTTTGCATGAAGAAGAAAGTTATTATATTGACgatcatattctgcaaaaagagaaagagagagtctTGTTAGAGGCCACGCAGTTGCAGTGTTTCCTTTATTATACCCCTCTTATCTTCCATATCATTGGAACTAACTGCCACATCTACACCAGAAGGGTAGGCATATCACCAGTGCAATTGGCATCAGCTTCATCAGCTTTACAAGCAGTAACGTTGAACCTGCTACATGGTTTAAAGGTTGTTGCACGCCTACCAAACAagcctttccttctacccaTTCGTGTTCATAATATTCCTATGTTATACTTTACAAATAATAGTGTTACCAGTAGGCAATTCACTAGTTTTGTGTGTAAGCATTTATGGGAAGCCGAAGCAATTGAATAGCTGAGCATAGAATGATAGAAGACAacatttacactgagaaacTTGTCAATATGATCGATGACAACGATTTGGAACGTTGCTTGAACAGGGCCCTCATTCAAGATCTGGGCACAGTTCactactttttttaattttattttgcccccaaatctgacaaaatgactttttaaaatagtgccaaagtaacaagtatATTGTCTCTTTCATTTCATGGCCACAGATCAGTACTAATGCTTACTGGGTGATGGGAGTGATGAAGGTTTCACAGGGAAAAACGGCCAAGTTGTGTCAAGTTTCCTGTCACACAGGAACATTTGTCCCGCCAGAGGGGCTAAGTAGCACCAAACAGAGGGACTGATTAAAATACATTCTGTGGAACCAAGAACAACTTAGACATGCATTGGATCCCAGCCATGCTGATGGATGACA is part of the Apostichopus japonicus isolate 1M-3 chromosome 11, ASM3797524v1, whole genome shotgun sequence genome and harbors:
- the LOC139975741 gene encoding uncharacterized protein — its product is MKSFSALTVLYMFYFCQASVAETFPELTGIGFAGTIALFPVPEERIANKLNEMNALIPDQEGTLNLPNYRILTEFLAPGEHVIAVGIGNFSSKSFKDTLPSDVADQYSLDTPLVSFFIPLLTGPDANGPAQYKVHLSSFVSTEKPFLNPNMALPVKQVDEFVITEFGASITNGCDYFSVSWEEAECCHLVDHVINADINEYLDELMFSANHELDFSACQSQDVQEVDMCKARDKLTPAMSQNRHNVCEYWSPLESFRKCTLENYALDSISEAFQEASLLSKDNKAPIVYEIQHQADFAANLKIPCIEL